The DNA sequence CGCAACTACGGGCAGACGGCGGCGATGGCGGCGGGGATTGCCGCCGCGCGCGGCGAAGTTCTGATTCCGATGGATGCCGATCTGCAAAACGATCCTGCGGACATTGCGCGTTTGCTGGCAAAGTTGGATGAGGGGTTTGACGTGGTTTCCGGTTGGCGAAAAGACCGGCAGGATGCCTTTATTACCCGAACGTTTCCCTCGCGCATCGCCAACGGCTTGATTTCCAAAATCGGCGGAGTTCCGCTGCACGATTATGGTTGCTCGTTGAAAGCGTATCGTCGCGACGTTTTGAAGGATGTGAATCTGTACGGCGAAATGCACCGGTTTATTCCGATTTACGCGGCTTGGGCGGGCGGCAAGGTAACGGAAATTCCCGTCGCGCATTACTCGCGCACGGCTGGCCAATCGAAATACGGATTGTCGCGCACGATCAAAGTCGTTTTCGATCTGGTGACGATCAAATTCATGGCCAGCTATCTGACCAAACCGATTTATGTGTTTGGTTGGGCGGGAGTCTTGGCGTTTGCGATTTCGGCTTTTTCCGGTGTGTTTGCCGGTTTGATGAAATTTGCGAATTGGCCGAAGCACGCCGATTTCATTCAAACTCCGCTGCCTGTATTGGCGATGGTGATGTTGGGATTGGGCGTGCAGTTTTTCCTGATGGGGTTGATTGCCGAAATGCTGGTCAGGACGTATCACGAATCCCAGGGCAAGCCGATTTATACGATCAAAACCAGAGTCAACTTTAACGAAAGCGAGGCCCCGGATGATTTCAAATAGGCGCGTTGCCGGTACCGCGACATGCAGGGAGTCTGATTGTAGAGATTATTTTGCCCGGACCATTCGCTCAGCCCTGAAAGGGCGAAAGAAAATAGCCCAGGGCAACGCCCTGGGAATAGAGTCCCAGATGTATTCAAGCCCTGAAAGGGCGACAGATCAGATTCTTCTGTCGCCCTTACAGGGCTTGCGCGGTTTTGGTGGCGTTAACCAGGGGCGTCGCTTCGCTTTGCCCCTGGCTATTCTCTTGCGCCCCCTTGGGGCTTTAGAGGCAGGTTTAGCCGAGTTGTGCTTGTTTGCGATCGCCTTTCTTGTGATTGCGAGTTTGTCCGCTCAAGGGCAAACAGCGGACGTCGCCCATCCGCTGGATCCACTCAGCAAAGAAGAAATCGCCGCCGCCGCAAAGCTGTTGAAAGAAAGCGGCAAGCTTCCCGCCAACGCCCGCTTTCAAACGATTGTGTTGAACGAACCGCCCAAAGCCGAGGTTTACGCCTTCAAGCCGGGCGATACGTTTCGCCGCGAAGCGTTTTTCGTTGCCTATGACCGAGCGAACAACAAAACCTTCGACGGTGTGGCGGATTTGCGAAAGCAGCAAATTGTCTCTGTTCGCGAAGTTCCTGATGCACAGCCAAGTTTGATGCTGGACGATGTGTTGATGTTTCAATCCATCGTGCGGGCTGATCCGCAATGGCAGAACGCCATACGCAAACGCGGCATTACCGAATTCGGCAAAGTCCAGGTGGAGATGTGGTCGGCGGGAAACTTCGGCTTCCCGGAAGAGCAGGGCAAACGATTGTTTCGCGGTTTGTCGTACCTGCGCGAAGATTCCAAAAACCCTTACGCGCGTCCCATCGAAGGCGTGATTGCGGTCGTGGATATGAACGCTCGCAAAGTCATCAAGGTCATTGACGGCGGCGTCGTTCCCGTTCCGCGCGCAACCGCCGATGTGGATGAAAAATCCGTCGGCCGGTCACGAGAAGCGCCGAAACCGCTGCAAATCGTCCAACCTAACGGCGCGAGTTTTGAAATCCATGGCAATGAAATCCGCTGGCAGAAATGGCGGTTTCGGTATGCGCTGCATCCGCGCGAAGGGTTGGTGCTGTACACCGTCGGGTACGAGGATCAAGGCAAGGTGCGTCCGATTCTGTACCGCGCCGCTTTGTCGGAAATGGTTGTGCCTTACGGCGATCCCAATGCCGCATGGTTTATCCGCAATGCCTTTGACGAAGGCGAATTTGCCATTGGCCGGTTGGCGGTTTCGTTGGAAGCCAAAAATGACGTGCCGGATAACGCGACTTTGCTCGACGCAGTGCTTGCCAACGAAGGCGGCGGCAGTCTGGAACTCAAGCGCGCCATTGCACTCTACGAACGCGACGGCGGCGTCAGTTGGAAGCACGTGGATTACATGACCAATCAGAACCAATCGCGACGCGCGCGGCAATTGGTGATGGGCATTTTTGTCGTCGTCGGAAATTACGATTACAGCTTCAATTGGATTTTTAACCAGGACGGCACGATCGAACAGGAAGTGCAGTTGACAGGCGTGATGTCCACCAAAGGCGTTCCGCCGTTAAATGACGAAGCTCCACACGATCCTTACGGCCACGTGGTTGCCGACGGCGTCGCGGCTCCGCATCATCAACATTTTTTCAACTTTCGGTTGGATTTTGATGTGGACGGCAGGGCGAATACGGTTGTTGAACAGAACACCGAAACGCTGCCGGTGGGCAAAGACAATCCGTACGGCAATGCGTTTGTGATGCATGAAACGACGCTTCGTCGCGAAGTCAACGCGCAGCGCCAATTGAATCTGGCTACGCATCGCCGTTGGCTGGTCACGAATCCAAATGTGAAAAACGGCTTTGGACAGCCGACCGGCTATCTGCTCTTTGCCGGAGAAAACTCCATACCGCTTCCGGGAGAAACCTCTGCTGTCCGAAAGCGCGCAGGTTTTATGAATTCACACATTTGGGTGACGCAGTTCGATCCGAGCGAACGTTACGCCGCAGGGTTTTACGTCAACCAAAGCAAAGGCGGCGACGGGTTGCCAAAATGGGTGAAACAAAACCGCGAACTGGAAAACAAGGACGTGGTGTTGTGGTATTCCTTTGGCGTAACGCACTTGCCTCGCCCGGAAGATTACCCTGTAATGCCGGTTCACAAGGCGGGGTTCAAGTTGATGCCAGTGGGCTTTTTCACGCAAAACCCAGCGTTGGATTTGCCGAAACAGTAAGTGGTTATGAGTTCAACCGACGAAAAATTGCTGGATGATATTGGCTGGCACTTGCTGGAAGAGTTGCAGGCCGATGCGCGCACCAGTTACGCCGAGCTTGGCCGTCGCGTGGGGTTGTCTACTCCGGCGGTAATGGAGCGCGTTCATAAGATGGAGAAGGCGGGCATCATTACCGGCTACCGCGCCGAAGTGGATCCGGAAAAGGTCGGTTTTCAGGTGACGGCATTCATTCGTATCGGCCTGGCGCATCAGGTGCTGCCACGGATGGACGCGCTGTTTCGGGAAATTCCCGAAATCATCGAATGCCATCGCGTGACCGGAGACGATTCGCTGATCCTGAAAGTTCACGTGACTTCGATTCATCATCTGGAAGAAGTCGTTCATCGCATCACGCCGTACGGCATGCCGGCAACTTCGATTGTGTTGTCCTCGCCGATTCAAGGGCGACCCATCGAACGCAAAATGGTTGAACGAACAGCAAAGAAAACTCGCGGAGCGTAATCAACGGCACATGTGCGGCATTATCGGATTCGTCAATCTGGATCAACAACGCCCGGCCGACGAGCGCATCGCCCGGGCGATGAATGACGCCATTATTCATCGCGGCCCGGACGATGAAGGGTTTTATTTCAAGAACCAAACCGCGCTGGGCATGCGGCGGCTTTCGATCATTGACCTGGCCGGAGGCCATCAGCCCATCTGCAACGAAGACGGCACTGTCTGGGTGATTTTCAACGGCGAAATTTACAACTATCGAGAACTGCGCGAAGGTTTGCTCGCGCGCGGCCATCAGCTCAAAACTCATTCCGACACGGAAACCATCGTTCACCTGTACGAAGATTACGGAGACGACCTGGTCCTGCGTCTGAACGGAATGTTTGGCTTCGCGCTGTGGGATGAACGAAGGCAACGATTGCTGATTGCCCGTGACCGGATGGGTGAAAAGCCGCTGTACTTCACGCAAACCAACGAGGCGTTTGTCTTTGCTTCGGAACTGAAAGCGCTGGTGCAGCATCCGTCGGTCGAACGGCGTATCAACCTGCTGGCCTTGCGCAAATATCTACAATACGAATTCGTGCCTTCACCGCACACGATGCTGGAAGGCGTTCATAAGCTGCTGCCCGCGCATCGGCTGATTTTGGAAAACAATCAGTGGCGAACCGAACGGTACTGGCAACTGAGCTATGATGGCGAACGGCTGAAGCTGAGTGAAGACGAAGCCGCCGAAGAAGTTCGCAACCGGTTGCGCGAAGCCGTGCGAATGCGATTGGTGTCTGACGTTCCGCTTGGCGTATTGCTGTCGGGCGGAATTGATTCCAGCACGATGGCTGAAATGGCGTGCGAAGCCGCAGGCGAACGCGTCAAAACCTTTTCCATCGCCTTTGAGGAAAAATCGTTCGACGAATCGTCCTATGCGCGGCAGGTCGCCGAACGGCTCGGCACGGAACATTACGAACAGCGATTCACCGAACGCCAGATGCTGGACATCGTGCCGGAAATTCCGCGCTTGCTGGATGAACCGCTCGGCGATGGTTCGCTGATTCCCACGTTTTTGCTGTCGCGATTTACGCGCCAGCATGTGACCGTGGCCTTGGGAGGCGATGGCGGCGATGAATTGTTTGCGGGCTATCCAACCTACGGCGCGCATCGCGTGGCGAAGCTGTACCAGATGATTCCCCGCTTTGTGCGCAGCGGCTTGATCGAACCTGTCGTCGCCGGATTGCCCGTTTCGACCGCTAACCTGTCGTTCGATTTCAAAGCCAAACGCTTCGTGCGCGGCGCTTCGCACGGCGCGGGAACGCGGCACACAATCTGGATGGGGTCGTACGATGCCGCGCAACAACACGAATTGCTGCGACCGGAAATTCTCGCCGCTTACCCTGATAAAGAAGTTTTTGACGAAGTGTTGCCGCTCGACCGGCTGAATGGAAACGGCAACCTGATCGAGGAAATGATGGCGCTGGATGCGCGGCTGTACCTGGCCGAATGCGTCCTGTTCAAAGTAGACCGCGCCAGCATGGCCGCTTCGCTGGAAACGCGCGCGCCGTTTCTGGATCACACCTTCATCGAATTTGTCCTGAAACTGCCGATTGAGATGAAACTGAAAGGGTTGACCGGCAAATACATCCTGAAAAAAGCCATGCGAGGCCGTTTGCCCGACGACGTGATTGACCGCCCAAAAAAAGGCTTCGGCATGCCCGTCGCGAAATGGGTCAAAGGCGAATTGCGTTCCTTGGTGCGCGATACCTTTTCACCCGAACGATTGCAGCGGCGCGGATTGTTCAACGCGGCGTACGTCGGGCGATTGCTGGACGAACATGAGCGTGGCATCGCCGATAACCGCAAACTGATCTGGACGCTGCTGATGTTCGAGATGTGGCCGTTGGCGGCAAGTTAGTGTAAATTGCCAATTCACGAAAAAAATAAATTCAAAAGGCTTTGATTGACTGACTTATGGCTGAGACGAAAACCAACCAACCGACCTTTGGGCCGCCGAAATCGGCGATCCGTGATATTTTTGAACAATTGTTGATCACGGTGGTGATGGCGCTGTTTTTAATGACCTTTATCGCGCAGGCTGTCGCCGTGCCGACCGGTTCCATGCAGAACACGATCAACATCGGAGATCATCTGTTCGTCAACAAATTCATCTTCGGTAAACCGACGCCGGGGTTGGGCAAGCTGTTGCCGACGCGCGAAATTCAGCGTGGCGACATCATCGTGTTCAAATTGCCCAGCGACCCGAAAACCAATTACGTCAAACGCGTGATTGGGTTGCCAGGCGATACGGTTCTGGTCAAAGGACGCCACGTAATCGTCAACGGCAAGGAAATTCCGGAAGAGCGCGTGATCGTGGACACTCCCGACCCGCGCCAGGGCGCGCTGAAAGTGGAAAAGGTGCAACCGAAACCTGCTGGCGCTTGGTACAAAGTCTATTACGTCGAGGGACGATCCTCCGACGAAGATCGTCCGGGCGTGGGAGATTCGGCGGCGGAATATGCCGTCAAAGAACCGACGACGGTACCGCCGGACAAATACTTTGTGATGGGCGACAGTCGTGACAACAGTTTGGACAGCCGGTATTGGGGATTTGTGCCGCGCGAAAACATTTTCGCCCGCGCGTTGTATGTCCATTTGTCATTTGATCCCAGTGTCGGCGACCCTGAAAAAGGCGCGACGCTGTTGGATAAAGTGATGAGCATTCGGTTCAACCGAATCGGAACCGCAGTGAAGTAAAAAAAAGGGTGCTGCCCGGAACAAGCAAAAAAATGGTATAAAATACGGTTTCTGCGGGTTGAAAAAAGGTTCAGTGTGGACCTTTGATCCGTTGAAAGAAGTTGTTGACGCAGGTGGGCAATACAGGTCAGTCGTCAACTTTTCGCGGGAGTAAGTGATGACGTCCATTCAAAATGTCGGACGACGATTACCGGAACAGTTTTTGGAAAGCATAGACAAACAGTTGAAACTTCCAGTCGGATTTCGTATGGATGGTTCCATGGTTAGCCTGGGAGAGGTTCTCAATTTGGGCACCGAAGCCAGGTTGTGGCCGGAATTGGAGACTGAACAACGGGCCGACATCACTGCCAAACGAATCGAGCTTCAGCCGAAATTCAATTTGGGATTGATTGGAACAGGAACCGTCAGCAAGGAACAGGCAATTGAAGAGGTCAAAAGTCGGTCCAGAATCGGATTGCGGTTGATAGACATTGAAAATCGCCTGCTGACGAAGTTAATGGCGGAAATTGAGGAAAACGCCGACCTGAGACAATGACCCACCAAAACACCTCGGCGTCGAATGCCGCTGTAACCACAGCCAGCGCGCTTGCCATTGAAGCCAATTTCGATGACATCACAAAAGCCGCGTTCAACTACCGTCGTGAACACGTCTATCCGCATCTGGAAAGCCTGGGAATCCGTGTGCTCCTGCTTTCGGGCAAAAACGCCGTTCGCCGACGGGTGGCCGCCGCCGCAAAAGCAGATGTCAGTTACCTGAGCGGCGTCGGTCACGGCAGGGAAAATTCCTTCTGCGGTTACAAAAACAAATCCATCTTTCGCGTTGGCAGGTATGCGGCGGAGGAAGTTTCCGGCAAAGCCATTCACTTGCTTTCCTGTTCGACTGCCAGCGATTTAGGCGAAGATTTTCTGGCAAAAGGTTGCCGCGCGTTTTTCGGGTACAGGGAAGAATTCGCCGTTCCGTTTGAAGATTTGGCGGAATTGAATGATCTGGCGGAAGCGTTCTTTGGCAGCGACGCGGAAATTGACCGCGCGTTGGCCGAAAGCGTGCCGGTTGAACAAATTTTGGACAGGGTGCGCCACAAATTCGATGAAAACATTGTCCGGCTGGACAAACGCGGCCACCGCGAAGCTTCCGCCGCGCTGGAAAGCAATCGGGATCTTTTGATCGCCCTGTTTGCACAAGATTGAATTCGCTACGCGCATTTTGAGCGCACTCCCATCATTTGATACTCTTTCGGCCACGGAACCAAATCTCAAACTGTTTACCAGCATTTGAATACAAGAGAGAGACGCATGCGAACAAAACTCATGTCTTTGGTGTTAGTTCCGGTCACAGCGCTACTGATTTTTACCGGTGTATTTCATTCCGCGATGACCGCGGGGTTTCAAACCTCTTCCTCCGCCGAAATGGCGCAAAAACGTGAAGAGCTATACCGGTTGAACAATCTGGGTGTGGCGTTGATGGAGCAGTACAAACACGAAGACGCTGTCAAACAGTTCAAACTGGCGCTGGAACGCGACGCTGATTTCGCCATTGCGCGCATCAATCTGGCAATGGCCGATTACTTTTTGAACGACGCCAAAGCCGCCGTCATCGAAGCGCAGGCGGCGCTGAAACTCGCCCCGGCAAGCTTGCATGCGCAATACGTGCTCGGCGCGGCGTACAAAAAAGATCGTCTGTACGACGAAGCCATCGCCGCGTTCAACAAAGTCCTGGCCATTGACCCCAAAGACCCGTACACGAACATTCAAATCGGGCAGATTTATTCCTCCAAACAGCAATATGCGCAGGCCGTCGAAGCGTTCCGCCGCGCGATGGAAGCCGAACCGTACAACGCCACGGCGATTTATAGCCTGGCGCAGGCGATGATTCGTTCCGGCAATCAGCCCGAAGGACAAAAGTTGCTGGCGCAATTTCAAACGCTGAAAGCGTCTGGATATTCGACAACCCTGGGGCTGACGTATGGCGAGCAGGGCAAATATGCCGAAGCCGTCGTCAGCACGGGCGCGGAACCCGATCTGGTTTCCAAGGAAGGCGCGAAAGTCAGTTTCGCTGACGCCGCAGCCGGATTGACTGTCAAAACAACGGCCAAACCGCTGTCTTCCGCGCTCGGTCGCAAACTGACAAAAGCTGAATTCAGCGACGAAGCAAAACGCGAGCTTGTTTCCGCCTTCAGTTCCAACGTCGCGCTGGGAGATTTTGACGGCGACAACAAACCGGATTTGTTTCTCAGCGGCATTGAAGGCGGCAAACCGTTCGTCAAACTCTTTCACGACGACAACGGAAAATTCATTGATGTGACCGACAAAGCCAAACTCACAACCAGCGGCTTTGTCAGCGGAGCAGTTTTTGGCGATTTCGACAATGACGGCGAAACCGATCTGGCCGTTTTCGGTTATCAAACGCTGGCAATCTGGAAAAACAACGGCGACGGCAGTTTCAGCGATGTGACCGAAAAATCTGGCTTGCCGAAAACGACGACCTGGGCAATGACTGCCGCCTGGGTGGATGCCGATCACGACGGCGATCTGGATTTGTTCGTCGGCAATTTTGCTGACTTGTCGCAATTTCCCGCCAAAGATTCCGCCACCTTCCCGGACGATTTTGCCGGAGAAGAAAACCGGCTATTTCAAAACAACGGCAACGGCACGTTCACGGACATCACTACCAAAACCGGTTTGGGTGGTGGCAAAGCCAAAACCACCGCGGTCGTTCCAACCGATTTCAACAACCAGCGCGACATAGACTTTTTCGTCGTCAATTACAGTTCCCCGGCGCAATTGTTCAGCAACCAGCGCGATGGTTCGTTCAAAGAAATTGCGTCTTCAGTTGGAATCAACTTCAACGGCAAAGCTCTGGGTGTTGGCGCGGGCGATGTGAACAAAGACAACTTTGTGGATTTCTATCTGTCGAATGCCAGCGGTGAAGACGTGTTGTTTTTGAGTGATGGTAAAGGCAGTTTCACTCCGTCGCCGCGCCGCCAAACCTCGCCATCGCTTTCTG is a window from the Acidobacteriota bacterium genome containing:
- the asnB gene encoding asparagine synthase (glutamine-hydrolyzing) — protein: MCGIIGFVNLDQQRPADERIARAMNDAIIHRGPDDEGFYFKNQTALGMRRLSIIDLAGGHQPICNEDGTVWVIFNGEIYNYRELREGLLARGHQLKTHSDTETIVHLYEDYGDDLVLRLNGMFGFALWDERRQRLLIARDRMGEKPLYFTQTNEAFVFASELKALVQHPSVERRINLLALRKYLQYEFVPSPHTMLEGVHKLLPAHRLILENNQWRTERYWQLSYDGERLKLSEDEAAEEVRNRLREAVRMRLVSDVPLGVLLSGGIDSSTMAEMACEAAGERVKTFSIAFEEKSFDESSYARQVAERLGTEHYEQRFTERQMLDIVPEIPRLLDEPLGDGSLIPTFLLSRFTRQHVTVALGGDGGDELFAGYPTYGAHRVAKLYQMIPRFVRSGLIEPVVAGLPVSTANLSFDFKAKRFVRGASHGAGTRHTIWMGSYDAAQQHELLRPEILAAYPDKEVFDEVLPLDRLNGNGNLIEEMMALDARLYLAECVLFKVDRASMAASLETRAPFLDHTFIEFVLKLPIEMKLKGLTGKYILKKAMRGRLPDDVIDRPKKGFGMPVAKWVKGELRSLVRDTFSPERLQRRGLFNAAYVGRLLDEHERGIADNRKLIWTLLMFEMWPLAAS
- a CDS encoding Lrp/AsnC family transcriptional regulator gives rise to the protein MSSTDEKLLDDIGWHLLEELQADARTSYAELGRRVGLSTPAVMERVHKMEKAGIITGYRAEVDPEKVGFQVTAFIRIGLAHQVLPRMDALFREIPEIIECHRVTGDDSLILKVHVTSIHHLEEVVHRITPYGMPATSIVLSSPIQGRPIERKMVERTAKKTRGA
- a CDS encoding primary-amine oxidase; this encodes MYSSPERATDQILLSPLQGLRGFGGVNQGRRFALPLAILLRPLGALEAGLAELCLFAIAFLVIASLSAQGQTADVAHPLDPLSKEEIAAAAKLLKESGKLPANARFQTIVLNEPPKAEVYAFKPGDTFRREAFFVAYDRANNKTFDGVADLRKQQIVSVREVPDAQPSLMLDDVLMFQSIVRADPQWQNAIRKRGITEFGKVQVEMWSAGNFGFPEEQGKRLFRGLSYLREDSKNPYARPIEGVIAVVDMNARKVIKVIDGGVVPVPRATADVDEKSVGRSREAPKPLQIVQPNGASFEIHGNEIRWQKWRFRYALHPREGLVLYTVGYEDQGKVRPILYRAALSEMVVPYGDPNAAWFIRNAFDEGEFAIGRLAVSLEAKNDVPDNATLLDAVLANEGGGSLELKRAIALYERDGGVSWKHVDYMTNQNQSRRARQLVMGIFVVVGNYDYSFNWIFNQDGTIEQEVQLTGVMSTKGVPPLNDEAPHDPYGHVVADGVAAPHHQHFFNFRLDFDVDGRANTVVEQNTETLPVGKDNPYGNAFVMHETTLRREVNAQRQLNLATHRRWLVTNPNVKNGFGQPTGYLLFAGENSIPLPGETSAVRKRAGFMNSHIWVTQFDPSERYAAGFYVNQSKGGDGLPKWVKQNRELENKDVVLWYSFGVTHLPRPEDYPVMPVHKAGFKLMPVGFFTQNPALDLPKQ
- the lepB gene encoding signal peptidase I codes for the protein MAETKTNQPTFGPPKSAIRDIFEQLLITVVMALFLMTFIAQAVAVPTGSMQNTINIGDHLFVNKFIFGKPTPGLGKLLPTREIQRGDIIVFKLPSDPKTNYVKRVIGLPGDTVLVKGRHVIVNGKEIPEERVIVDTPDPRQGALKVEKVQPKPAGAWYKVYYVEGRSSDEDRPGVGDSAAEYAVKEPTTVPPDKYFVMGDSRDNSLDSRYWGFVPRENIFARALYVHLSFDPSVGDPEKGATLLDKVMSIRFNRIGTAVK
- a CDS encoding glycosyltransferase family 2 protein; the protein is MNPKLSLFLPVYNEEENLDRLNKKIFDAMAKLGHSFEVIYVDDGSSDHSLELLKKFAAADSRVKVIGFRRNYGQTAAMAAGIAAARGEVLIPMDADLQNDPADIARLLAKLDEGFDVVSGWRKDRQDAFITRTFPSRIANGLISKIGGVPLHDYGCSLKAYRRDVLKDVNLYGEMHRFIPIYAAWAGGKVTEIPVAHYSRTAGQSKYGLSRTIKVVFDLVTIKFMASYLTKPIYVFGWAGVLAFAISAFSGVFAGLMKFANWPKHADFIQTPLPVLAMVMLGLGVQFFLMGLIAEMLVRTYHESQGKPIYTIKTRVNFNESEAPDDFK